CGTAGGCGCAAGAAGGAAACCAACCCGCAAACCCGGGATGGCTGCAATCCGCATCCGCACCAAGTGTCACACTCGGCCGCTTGATGCGTGTTTGCAGCTTGTGGGCTGGAAACAGCTAACCATGGCAACGCGGCTCGTCCTTTGCCGTTTGACAGTCCCGAAGCTCATCTCCCCCTCGACCCGGCAAAGGATAATGAACGTAAACAATGGCCCCATCGATTTCACAGGGCGCAATCGCTTCGGCAAAAGCGGGGAAATCAAGggtcgaacgaacgaacgaacgcttTTCCCCTCTTTTACGAAGCCATTTTCCCCACCCATTTTCTGTCTGATACTTtccaccattttttttttttagtttcacCACTTTTTCAATTTGTGGCTCACACAAAGCTTCACGCGAAACGGAACAGTGGAAACGCGCTCATCAAATCCAATAAAAAGCTGCACATTAATATCTTAACACCTGTCGTGTGCGCCACGTgatacaaagaaaaacacgccAGACAAAGCCGAATGCTCGCGCTCCCATTTTCCGACACATTTATTATTGCCTTTTGTGGgtttgttgtgctgctgcagcatcgAGCGAAGCAACAGCTAACGGACGACATTAAAAGTGCATCATTaattccctccccccccccccccccctttcgcGGGCGCGGAACCATCCCGGTTCGACACCCGTGTTTGTCCGGCATCGTCCTACTTTTTCCACCGCcacggaaggaaggaaagcaaaacaaaggcaGTAcggtttgttattttatatcGGTTTTCCATCGCCTGCGAAGCATCGTAACGACGTGATGTGGATGGAGCTGACCTTGaacaacaaaagcaaaggACGAGCTGAGCGGGGATGGCacataaattattcataacCCGGAATATTAAGCGCACAACCTGCAAACCggtacaaacacacgcgcgcctTGCACTCACTTTCCTTAACCGCAGGTCGGTTCAAGCAGGCGCGTCCACTTTTCCCTTCCATAGCAAcagtgctgcagcagcaacagcaacgacagcggccaaaaaaaaaccgttgcaCCACAGCCTCAACACAAGCAAAAACGGAGCGATTGCTTGGGTGGAACCATTACACTCTCCTTCCTACAGCTGTAGCTAGATGGAAGATGCTTTGTCGAATTGAAATTACATTCCCATACCTCTCCCTCATTTTTCCCGAGCAGCACAACAACACGTGGCTTTAAAAATGCACCTTCATTTGCACCTTCAGCAGCGCCACATTTGCAAATTCAAAATGCACCGCCGCCGGCAGCAAACAGCATACAAAGGGACCTGCCCAAACGAGATCCTGCCCGGGACTGGGAATGATTAAAAAAGTTTCCCTCCCATGTATCCGTGTATCCGGGACAGAAGCGCTCAACATGGCCGACAAAGGCACTGCACTACAGCAGCTTgactcgtgtgtgtgtgtgtgcatttcaaAGCCACCCTTCCGATTGATGTCTTTGAAACGGCggatcatcaacaacaacgatGGCAATGGCaacagaaaagagagagagggaaaaataCAGATGAGCCCTGGTACAGACAAAGTTTTTGTAGCGTTTTTTAATGAGAACAAGCAACAACACGGTTGCAGAATTGGAATTGGAGCGAATCCTCCTAATTAACATTTACTACCCATGCTGCAGGCTcgaccgacacacacacagcagtgcCGGGGCTGTTAATTTCAAGGACCGTTTCGTTGGAAAGTGTGTTGATTTACATGAGCAAAATGACTCTACATTtgaatggatggatggatggaaagtggGAATGCATTCCCTCTTGTTTTGGCTGTTCTTTGTGTGTTCTGGCCTTTAAAGGGTAATTGGTTGAAAGTTACATGCCAAACGAGGAATAATGTACAACTATTAGACTGCTTTCTCAAATCAAAATAACTTCGCCCGCCGTTCGATCTTCGTTTCAAAATGTATTAGCTGGCCACACCGTTAGAAATTAAGTCACTTAAGTAAAACTATCTGTTTGCCTCCGATTGCTCACTGATTACAGCGAAAACAGGGTTCGAGTGTACGCGCCCAACCTACCCTACCTACCTACCTGCCCATCCGTCCGGTTCAGAACATTGGCCAGAGATTCATCGCTATCGAGGGCATCACGATGCCGGTCACGATCGTCGAGATCAGATTGACGCTATGGTTGTCCAAAATGCGTACCCCGCTGATGTGTCGCACGTTCTTCCCGGGTCGCTCCACTATATGCCCTCGCTCATTCAGCCCCGAGTACTGCAGCGTAGCGCCGAGCAGCGAATCCACCAACGACCCCAGCAAACCCGCTATCCCACCGAACACGATCAGCGGCCACTGGTTCGGGCTGTTCTGGTACACGTTCGCCTCCACCGTGTACCGCACGGTGAGGAAGTACACCAGCCCGATCAGTGTGCCACCCAGAAAGCTCACCACCAGCCCGACCAACGAAACGGCCCCGTTCGTGCCGCGCGGCACCCGCTTCCGACTAGTGATCAGTATCGGATCCCCGCTCCCAATCACCGTGCCCAGCTCGCTGGCCCACGTGTCACCGTTGCAGCAGGCGAACGAACCCATCACCGCCACCCCAAGCCAGCTGGAGCGGTACAGATTGACGAAATCGATCGGCCGCTCGCCGTACCCGCAGTCGAGCAGATAGAGCAGCGCGAGCTGCGTCGCCATGCCCGCATTGCAGATCACCTGGGCCCAGTTCCGCTGGCCGCCCTCCTTAAAATCTTCCTCAAACTTACGCTTCGCGTGGCCCCTGAACTTGGTCGCCCGGCTCGAGCTGAAGAAGAACGCCGCCAGACAGGCGAGAAACGCGTGCGATGCTATCGAGAGAATCACGGCGCAGGCCAGCCCAAAGGCGGCGCCGGATCTGTTCACACCCTTGCGCCGCAACCCgtacaccatcagcagcagggGCACGAGCACGGAAAACAGCCAGCGGGTCGGTGGAATAATACTATCAGCTGGAAAAGGAGGAGAATGAGCATTAGATTCGTTGTGCCGGTTTGATGCCGGGAACGGGCTCTACTTACTCGACCCATCGCTTGCTATCTTCGAGTAGGCCACATTGCCGATCCACATAAACATGGACAGTGGAACCGCAAGCCCCCATAGCAACACTGGCAGAAACTGGTAGATCGTACTTTCCTGCATTTTGTGCCCGGTCATGcctaaaaaaagagaaagtttACGCTGTGAGTAAATGCCACTTTGGGAGGACGCATTTTTGGAATGCAATTCgaaccacacatacaaacgGCCGGCGCTCAGCTAATGTGAACTTTTGCAACCTTCCTTTCGAGACTAATGATTTTGGTAGAATGTGTTTAACATAAGTTAATTGAACCTTGCTCAGGACGGCACGTAACACGGGCAAATTCGTatgagaaaaaaggaagaaaagaatgttttgtttacttttggatgttttggttttgttgatgCGCTTGGGACGGTGGGAAAGGCGAGCGTTCTTCTGGTGTGCGTAATACCGCGGCCACTCGATTAACCGGGGCGCTGCAACAAGATCCAAAACTTTACATGCTTTGAAATGTTTGATGTTTCAAGCGAGTTAATTATATCATTTTATATAAGTTTGCCTTCATTCTGCCATATagagaataaataaatagataaaccaaataaaataacatttgTAAACAGCACGAATAATCGAACCACAACCCACTCCGCCGACTGTCATTCCAATCTGACAGATGACAGTTAGCTGATGACGGCAgtaattttgtaaatattgcAGCGTACACAAAATCTGCACAGCTCTCGTTCCATTGTACAGCAGCGAGCAATTAAAGTGttgcaatatttttatataaaaaaagccCGCTTTCTAATGTGATTGTCCATTGTGGAGGTTGTTTAGTTGAAGCCGCCCCACCTCTCGCTCCTGGCTGGTTCCAGTGCACCATCCCACGGTACCATCTCACGGCAACAAGGTGGCGAACTATACCGGATCGAGCACAGCGGGCGGAAAAATGCGTCGAACGCAGGGCGGCTACAGCTACCAGCCGCTGCCGCAGCAGGCCGCCGGACCCAGCAGTGCCACCGGCCATGATGCGCTCGAGGAGGAAAACGAGCGCATGGCCGAGGAGCTGAAGGGAAAGATCGGAGCACTGAAGTCGCTCACGATCGACATCGGAAACGAGGTGAGGTACCAGGACCGGTTGCTGCGGGGCATCGACGAGGATATGGACCGGACCGGCGGCTTCATGTCGAATACGATCAACCGGGTCGTGCGGCTGGGGAAGGGCGGCCACCGGAACTACATGTGCTACATGTTTCTCTTTGTGCTGGCCGTGTTTTTCGTGCTGTATGTTGTGCTGAAGCTGCGATAGTAGTTTACGTGACTTCCCTCCcgtttcatatttttgtatttacaCACTATCACACCAACGATACGAATGATTGTTATATTAAAGTAATTATGTACGCAACTATGCTTAATATtcgaatgtgtgtatgtgcgttttttttttctttgcaaaatgttcaaatgcTCTTTCGTTTTCGTAAGTATTATCTAcacgttttattttcaaaacattttctGCCATGACGCAATCAGTGCGACACATTTGTTGTTTGAACTTAAATTATAGCCCTTACAGCCTAAATCTTGCTTatcactcacacaaaaaaaaacataactttTGATCCTGCAAGCGGTCACGGTCATTTATACAAGTAAAAAGGATCATTTTGCTTTCCCTACTAATCACAaatactactactgctaccggTCCGTGTGTGAGAGGTTTGCTGCTATTTTACAAAATTCACAACACTTTCTTTTCTCCCTTTTGTGCGGGAGATTATGAGCAAGTAGGAAATTATATGATGGGGTGGAAACAGATAAAACTATATTCACTGATCTTATGTACACACGCTGCAGTATATGACACGTTATTGGGTTTCAAATGTGGGGTGTTGCACTTCACGGTGCGCCCTCTCTATCAATAGCAATTGCTTCTATTAAAATAATCCTATACAACTACTACAAGAGcgcttgtgttttgtgtttgtatgctAAAAGCGGCCTAAAATACTCTACACTTTAAGAAATTTGCGCACACTGCATTTTATGCTAAGAACTGAAGAACAACATTACACCACTTACACACCACACCGCTCCAACCAGCAGGTAGTCTCTTCAACCGTTAAATACCGATATGTGTAAGGCCGCCCCTTGCACCGTTTACGTTTTCTCCCGCTTCTTGAAGTTCCGCTTCGAGGCGCACCTTAGAATGATGTCCGACACATGCGGTTTGTGTttgaaaattttcattatctGTGTGCGCGCATCATTGATACCGTCGATGATGATTTTACTGCGCTGCATGTTGCCCTGTGTAGGGGAATCAAGAATATTGGGTAAGCCGCCGAGTGGGAAATCATTAGTCACACACGCCTCTACTGCTTACCTTCAACAGCTCATTGATGCGTTCGACTTCTGCCGAGGGTTTAGTCGGCGTGCTGCTTCCATTGCCACTGCTATTGCTACTGctgtttgtgctgctgctgctgctgttgccatTCTCCATTGCACGTAACATTTGCCCCAGCTCGCCGTAAGCTTGAGATTCAAGATCGCACTGCAGAGAATGAAACGTAAGGAGGCATTTAGTGACACTACATCTCTTCATACATCTCCCATACGAAATCGCTTACCAGATCCTCTATTTGTGCGCTGAGATGGTAAATCTTCCAGCCGTTCAGCTTTTGCAGAATGTGCGACTGGCTGGCAATGTCCATCACCGTGGGGCGCCGTTCCTCACGCTGCTTCACGTCGGTGTACCGCTGGAAGTGATTGTTGGCCGATTTCCACGTTTGCTTGTAAGACTGTGatgcaacaaaacaagaaaatttcaattaGCATTCCAACGTTACTCCATTTCCAAGATCCCACTCCTTCAATAGTACTCACCTGCAATAAACTAAGGTTGTTTGGCTTCCGTAACGCCACGTTTTGTCGCGCCGTCACCACCGAGATGGTATTGTTTGGTCCGCCTGGCGCGCCCGACACCGACCCGGACGGTGGATCCATGCGAACGTTGTTGCTATTGTGCATACTATTATTCATCGACGAGCCGCTGTGCTTGTTCGCATTCGCGTGATGATGGCCGAGGCTGGAGGAATTGCTTCCGGGCGTAGATCCACCCGTCGGAGCATTGCCAAGCACCACCAGTCCACTGCCACTCGTGTCCATCCGCTCGTCGTCGGGCGCTCCTCCACCCGCATTCAGATACTGCTGCGATCCGCCTCCGACAGTTCCCGCCGACGAGGTGGACGAGTTTGTCAtgacggaggaggaggacgacgaggaggaggaagacgaGTTCGATTTCAACGGTggcaaatgatgatgatgatggtgcccGTCCGTCATCGGTAGGAGCAGCTGTTTGCGTGCCTTCTTCCGAGGCGACTGCTCGTAGCTTCCTCCTGCACCGTTGCTAGCGTTACCGgcggcaccgccaccaccgatcGACACCAGCGAGATGTTATGATTCGGTATCGGAACCACCGACAGCGTTGTGCTGGTGCCGAGATTGGTCGGGAAGCTTTCCGTACAGTGGAGGGAGAGAATTTCCcgatggtgttgctgctgctgttgctgctgttgctgcaggaAGTGATGCTCATCCTGGACGGGTTTAAAGTGGCCGTCTCCCGATATGGCATTGCTGGCCCGGTTTGCGTATGCTTGCGCACGCAgctcttcctcttcctgctCGTCCAGACCGGGGCTGGAGGTCgcgctgaccgtcgtcgagcCGTCGGTCGACGGGGGCCGCGAATGGTGTAACGGTGACGCATTGGCCAAGTCTCGCAATTCCGTCACCaagtggtggtgttgctgctgctgctgctgttgtagaATGAGATGTTGGGCGTCCTGCTGCTCCCGCACACGTTCCCGCTCCACTGCCATCAGTGCTGCGGTTAGATCCTTTCCGACCGGTGTCGCCTTGATCGTGCCGCCCGCCGTCTCCACGAGTGTCCGCTTGCGCAGAATGCTCGATTGCGGTGAATCCTGCTGGGAGGATTGTTGCTTTGTCGTCGCGGTAACGACGGCCGTTGCACCACTCGTACCGACGGGAATGATCGGCACGATGTTGGTCGGACCGCCTCCAGAACCAGcgttaccaccaccaccgctcgaAACAATGATCTGTTGTGTCTGCCCACTGCTATCCACGACCATCTGGGAGTGGAACCGTATGGGCACGATCTGCGTCGTGGTGGAGGATGCGCCCCCGGTCGTTGGTTGCGATACGGACACAATGTTAGCGGTGGTGCCACTGCCAGCACCGGTTTGTACGGACGCGGGCACAATTCCATGGATTGGCCCAGTGGCCAGGGTGGCTGTGCGAGCACCAACGCCCGACCCGGCCGGGGAAGCTTGCACGATCGCAAACGAGCCGGTGCCGCCGTACGGCGCAAGGGTTGGATTGCCAGCAGCGGCCACAGTGACAACGGTTGtattgccaccaccaccacccccgcCACTGCTGTTGATGACACTCGACGAAGCGGGAATGGAGAAAACTGGTCCACTGATTGCACTCGCTGTCGTGATGGTGGAGGACGATGAGGACGCAGCTACGGCCTGTACGAACGTGGCGGACGATACCGGGATGCCGGTGGACGAGATGGTTACGGCCGCGGTCGAGGAGGGTGCACTGGTGGCCGGCGAAGACGTTAGCCGCTCATAGTAGAACGTTGACGTTGGGAGGAAGGTGGTTGCGGAAGCAGCGGAGCCACCCgttccagcaccaccaccaccggacgATCCCGACGAAACGACGCTCAGTGTTGCACCGGTTGCTCCACCCACCGCTTTGCCCGCAACGGCCCCAGCCAATCCTGGACCACCGGGACGCGTTTGAATGTACAGCGAAGGTCCACCAGAAACGCCGCCACTGCTCGCGACGGAATAATGCTGCGTAACGCCACCACCACTGGAGCCAGAATCCATCGAAACCagcgtttgttgttgctggggCGTGACTTTCGCAATCGGCAACACGGACGCGATGGAGGTCGAGCTGCCCGAAACACCGCCAGCTCCCGTAGCACCTCCGGCCGTCCGCACAATTCCACCCGTCACGATGCTGAGCGGACTGTGCGCATTCGAACCGCCGCCGCCAACATTCCGTGCGCTCGTGAGCGCCAGTGGCAACGGAATAACTGTCCCGGTCGTTGCCGATCCTCCTCCCGCCTGGCTAACGGTGacaatttgctgctgctgctgtccgctGCTGACGGCCGCCGAAACCACCGTCGGTTGGCCGGCATTAACGTTCACGATTTGCGTTATCTGCCCCTGGTGGGTCGTTTGAGCGCCACCAGCATTCCCGCCCGCTCCCGGATGGTTCGCCGTGATGAGATTGCCAGCGATAATGGCCGTCGCTGGtgaaccaccaccgccaccacccggACCGGCACCACCCGTGCTGACGACGATCTGCTGTCCGGTGGCGGTTTGCAGCGTTGTCGTCCCGGAGTTGCCGCCCGTGTTGCCCGACCCCGAACCACCACTATCCCCACCACTGCCAGCCGTGGCGACTTGCGTGAGCTTCCCGACCTGCGCGATCGTGATGCCGGGCTGGAGGGCACTCTGGGGCAGCCGGCTGTTGCTCACAATAAGCGGCTGTATGTTTACCAGATTCGTCTGCAGCCGGTTCACGATCTGGGCCGTGCCGGTCGCACCGCTCGGTGGGTTCTGCACCTGTATGATGCGTGCCGGGATGGCGTTCGAAATGGCGGTCGCTCCGCCCGGACCACCCGTCGCGGTGACGGTGCGTTGCTggagctgctgttgttgctgctgttgctgttgctgctgctgttgctgctgttgctgctgttggctgTTGGTAACGGTGCCCACCGTTCCCGTGCTCGAAGCGATCGTCGTCAGCACCGTCGTGGAAGCGAGCACGGGGGAGCGGAAGTTCAGGCTGCCCGTGCTGACGCGTATGCCCGAGGTCGGGAGTCGCTGAATCGTCGGCCGGATGCCGGTCGTAACGGTTGCCTGGGGCCGCTGGGGCGAAAGGGTCGTGGTCAGCGCCAACCGTTGCTGGTTCGGCCCAATCGTGTACTGCTGCGCGTTGCTATTATTCGTGTAGAGCAGCGTCGAAACTTGGCGGGGGCCCTGCAGCACCGCCGACAATGTCGCTACGAATGCTTGCGATTGCCCGCCGCCGGATCCGCCTCCGCTCGAGGCTACTGCACTTgcgccacctccaccaccaccaccaccggccgaGCTGATTGCGACTGCTTGCTGCGCCGCTCCGGACGCTCCTCCACTGTTGCCGACGGCGGATCCACCGCCTCCCCCGCCTGCTGCACCTCCGCCCGTGCTGCCGGCCACTCCCGCCACCTGGTGGTGATTGGCGGACAGGGTCGTTTGCGTGACGACGCGCGCCCGCGGTGCACCGGTCACCGTCTGGCCCGTCCCCGTCCCGATGCCGCCCGCCCGGAACAGCGGCGTCGACATCTGGAAGTTGGGCACGAGCGTCGTCGTggcgccgctgctgctctgcGAAATGATCGTAGCGGCCGTGGGCGTGCCGGACGAGGTGACGCTGCGCGACGGCACGACCGTCGGTGCTTGCCGCTGCACGTACGTGGTCGTGTTGCCGCCGCCCTGGTTGGCCCCCTGTATCGGGGGCGTCGTGATGCGAATCGGCCCGTTAATGGTGGCCCGGCTCGTGGCCTGCAGGTTGGCCGCCACGACCGGCGTGGCCGAGACGCGGTTCGACACGTGATAGGACACGGTGGTCGGCGGGATGGTCGGTGGAGGCCGCGAAACCGTCAGCGAGGCCGTCTGGGTGACGGTGCGCGCCCCCGGCAGGGTGCTGATCTGCGTGcggttcgtcgtcgtcgcatCTGCAAGTAGATGGGTGGAGGGGAACACTTTTTGAGAGTTGATACACATATGCCAGCGAGTAGCGGATGCAGCCAGCACTGGCCCTTTACCTTGTTTGATGTTGGCCGGCTGCCGGTAGAAGGTTTGCTGCGCGGCACTGCTTGGAATTACGACACGCATCTGGCTGCCGGGCGTTGAGCCGAATCTGCGGGgcgagagaaaagaaaaaagccgAATGAATGTGTGGGCAGGGAGGGGGAAATTATTGAATGGCCCAAAGAAAATCTTACAACAGAAACTCACTTTTTGTTACAATCATGTCAATTATTTAGAAAATGAGATTTTTTCGAATATATCCCTTACATCAAACAAAGAGTTGTTTAAAGCCTCAACAGAAATCAATGGAAAACTGTGGTTGGGAAATACTTGGCCCACACAGCACCCTACCTCTCACACGGCAATACACCCTTTGTGGGAATTGCAAAACTAATGTTCGCTGACACTCgatgcaaaataataataaaaataaatcctcCTTTGATAAGAACCAGTTTGCTCTCACGCTCTCCctccttctctctcactctttctaaCTCTCGCGTTCGCCATATCGCTTTTCGCTCTTTCCCCCTATCGCTATCCCACTCTCGTTTGATGCGAATTAGAGCATCCcgtgagcgtgtgtgcgtgttacGGAGCAATGATGGCTGccatagtgtgtgtgtgagtttgattTTACCacttcacacgcacacagccgcaCACGCTCGCCAGCACACGGCCGTGACGCGTTTCGTGGCGGCCAAAAAATGCGTATCGCTCcttctcctgctgctgcttgccccCTTTTGCACACTAACCTGTACGTTGTGGTGGACATCGTCGTCTTCTCCGGGCGCACCAAAACCTTCGACGCGGAGGCCAAATCGATCGGTATCGTTGTGGTGGTCACCGTGGCTCCGccagcaccaccgccgcctcctccaccaccaccagcaccaccgccaACCACAGCCGTTGCACTCAGCTGACCTCCTCCCGCTGTCCCTCCACCCGctcctgctgctactgctgctactgttccGCCTACTGAGGACGACGTCTTAGACACGTTCACCGAACCGGAGGATGCAGTTTTGTCTGCCCCACCACCGCCAACGGTTCCTCCTGTCCCACCAGCACTGCCACCTgcccctccaccaccaccaccagtcgATCCAGCATCCGGtgtgctcattttgttgcgtAGCTGCAGTCTCTATTCCACCGTTTGCTCTTTCTCCACCACTTCACCGCGAAAAACGAAAAGCTAGCCAAGCTTTTGGGACGCGCTTTGTTTCTTGTTCGGCACAGGAGGAAAAACTACTTCTGCCAGCACCAACCTTCTCACTAGAGCAAAGAGACACACCGTCACAATCCGCGCGCGACACGCTAGTAAATAAAAATTCTTTCTACACACGTCCCTACACACACGTCCGCGctcgccaacacacacacacacacacacgcacactccgTCAAAGCCCACAAAACACTGCGCGCTCACGCACACCAGCAGATGGCGTTCTCGCGATTATTTCCCTCCCgttgtgtgtgctttcttcTTTCGCGAACACAAAGCTCTCCCCCTCTTCACCGCACACGACGAGGGAAAATTCTTCAgtcaacgtttttttttcttctcttttctcttttcgcTTATACCTTTTTTGGCAATACCGCCCGCTTTTGGGCCCGAAACACGCAACAACGCTGTCTAATGCTGTCCCCTGCGCTGGCCACCACTGCACGCTGATCCCGTTTTTAGcacctcctccaccaccgAGTGGGGGGAAAAATATCACTTTCTTTTCCTCTTCGCTTCGGGgggaaaaatcattcaaagaATTTGGAACACCATCACTTCACAGCCAGCTCGCGCGCACTTTTCCCAACGAAATGCCATTTCTGCGATTGAGCACCATTCTTCTTTACTTCGCTGCCCTGCTGCCGAACACTTTCCGCTGCATTGCAGCGCGCTGCACAAAGGAGGAAAAACGATGAATTTTGGCCTCAGCCTCTGCTCAACCACAACCTGCGCCACACTGTTCTAAATAATATTGCTATCgaaaaccgacggcggcctcATTTCCCTCAACTACCGAGAGCGTTGGTCACTGCTTTCAGCGAAGCTACGGGTGTCGCACACAGGGGTTTTCTAGCGAAGCTGCTGTCAAAACCGCTCCGCACAGTGGGACCCAAcgagaaaaagggaaattttTGATCCCATCacaagcagaaaaaaacccttcgACGAACACAACCAACATGCTGTTTCGTTTTGCCTTGCGCTCGGTCGAAGCTAATAGAGTGAGACAGCATGATAAGTTTTATCTCTAGGACATGCCGTTTTGTCATCCAGGCGACTGAACTGCACTTTTTATTTGAATCAATCAACaataacatttatttttcaattgaaatgattttaataCAATTTGATCGATtataaatagtttttaaatgaaaatctcATAAATGTACTCAGAATATCACAATATTTTATAACTAttcttgaaaattattttaactTCATCAAACACACGCTGCGCTTGGATCCTCTTTTCGTTTAGAATTTCTCAcacaaatattgaattttgCGATTACATTGCAATTATTTTAACTAAACATAGCATGGACTAATTTTAA
This genomic interval from Anopheles merus strain MAF chromosome 3L, AmerM5.1, whole genome shotgun sequence contains the following:
- the LOC121598969 gene encoding mucin-12 isoform X1, whose amino-acid sequence is MSTPDAGSTGGGGGGAGGSAGGTGGTVGGGGADKTASSGSVNVSKTSSSVGGTVAAVAAGAGGGTAGGGQLSATAVVGGGAGGGGGGGGGAGGATVTTTTIPIDLASASKVLVRPEKTTMSTTTYRFGSTPGSQMRVVIPSSAAQQTFYRQPANIKQVFPSTHLLADATTTNRTQISTLPGARTVTQTASLTVSRPPPTIPPTTVSYHVSNRVSATPVVAANLQATSRATINGPIRITTPPIQGANQGGGNTTTYVQRQAPTVVPSRSVTSSGTPTAATIISQSSSGATTTLVPNFQMSTPLFRAGGIGTGTGQTVTGAPRARVVTQTTLSANHHQVAGVAGSTGGGAAGGGGGGSAVGNSGGASGAAQQAVAISSAGGGGGGGGASAVASSGGGSGGGQSQAFVATLSAVLQGPRQVSTLLYTNNSNAQQYTIGPNQQRLALTTTLSPQRPQATVTTGIRPTIQRLPTSGIRVSTGSLNFRSPVLASTTVLTTIASSTGTVGTVTNSQQQQQQQQQQQQQQQQQQQLQQRTVTATGGPGGATAISNAIPARIIQVQNPPSGATGTAQIVNRLQTNLVNIQPLIVSNSRLPQSALQPGITIAQVGKLTQVATAGSGGDSGGSGSGNTGGNSGTTTLQTATGQQIVVSTGGAGPGGGGGGSPATAIIAGNLITANHPGAGGNAGGAQTTHQGQITQIVNVNAGQPTVVSAAVSSGQQQQQIVTVSQAGGGSATTGTVIPLPLALTSARNVGGGGSNAHSPLSIVTGGIVRTAGGATGAGGVSGSSTSIASVLPIAKVTPQQQQTLVSMDSGSSGGGVTQHYSVASSGGVSGGPSLYIQTRPGGPGLAGAVAGKAVGGATGATLSVVSSGSSGGGGAGTGGSAASATTFLPTSTFYYERLTSSPATSAPSSTAAVTISSTGIPVSSATFVQAVAASSSSSTITTASAISGPVFSIPASSSVINSSGGGGGGGNTTVVTVAAAGNPTLAPYGGTGSFAIVQASPAGSGVGARTATLATGPIHGIVPASVQTGAGSGTTANIVSVSQPTTGGASSTTTQIVPIRFHSQMVVDSSGQTQQIIVSSGGGGNAGSGGGPTNIVPIIPVGTSGATAVVTATTKQQSSQQDSPQSSILRKRTLVETAGGTIKATPVGKDLTAALMAVERERVREQQDAQHLILQQQQQQQHHHLVTELRDLANASPLHHSRPPSTDGSTTVSATSSPGLDEQEEEELRAQAYANRASNAISGDGHFKPVQDEHHFLQQQQQQQQQHHREILSLHCTESFPTNLGTSTTLSVVPIPNHNISLVSIGGGGAAGNASNGAGGSYEQSPRKKARKQLLLPMTDGHHHHHHLPPLKSNSSSSSSSSSSSVMTNSSTSSAGTVGGGSQQYLNAGGGAPDDERMDTSGSGLVVLGNAPTGGSTPGSNSSSLGHHHANANKHSGSSMNNSMHNSNNVRMDPPSGSVSGAPGGPNNTISVVTARQNVALRKPNNLSLLQSYKQTWKSANNHFQRYTDVKQREERRPTVMDIASQSHILQKLNGWKIYHLSAQIEDLCDLESQAYGELGQMLRAMENGNSSSSSTNSSSNSSGNGSSTPTKPSAEVERINELLKGNMQRSKIIIDGINDARTQIMKIFKHKPHVSDIILRCASKRNFKKREKT
- the LOC121598969 gene encoding uncharacterized transmembrane protein DDB_G0289901 isoform X2, with translation MSTPDAGSTGGGGGGAGGSAGGTGGTVGGGGADKTASSGSVNVSKTSSSVGGTVAAVAAGAGGGTAGGGQLSATAVVGGGAGGGGGGGGGAGGATVTTTTIPIDLASASKVLVRPEKTTMSTTTYRFGSTPGSQMRVVIPSSAAQQTFYRQPANIKQDATTTNRTQISTLPGARTVTQTASLTVSRPPPTIPPTTVSYHVSNRVSATPVVAANLQATSRATINGPIRITTPPIQGANQGGGNTTTYVQRQAPTVVPSRSVTSSGTPTAATIISQSSSGATTTLVPNFQMSTPLFRAGGIGTGTGQTVTGAPRARVVTQTTLSANHHQVAGVAGSTGGGAAGGGGGGSAVGNSGGASGAAQQAVAISSAGGGGGGGGASAVASSGGGSGGGQSQAFVATLSAVLQGPRQVSTLLYTNNSNAQQYTIGPNQQRLALTTTLSPQRPQATVTTGIRPTIQRLPTSGIRVSTGSLNFRSPVLASTTVLTTIASSTGTVGTVTNSQQQQQQQQQQQQQQQQQQQLQQRTVTATGGPGGATAISNAIPARIIQVQNPPSGATGTAQIVNRLQTNLVNIQPLIVSNSRLPQSALQPGITIAQVGKLTQVATAGSGGDSGGSGSGNTGGNSGTTTLQTATGQQIVVSTGGAGPGGGGGGSPATAIIAGNLITANHPGAGGNAGGAQTTHQGQITQIVNVNAGQPTVVSAAVSSGQQQQQIVTVSQAGGGSATTGTVIPLPLALTSARNVGGGGSNAHSPLSIVTGGIVRTAGGATGAGGVSGSSTSIASVLPIAKVTPQQQQTLVSMDSGSSGGGVTQHYSVASSGGVSGGPSLYIQTRPGGPGLAGAVAGKAVGGATGATLSVVSSGSSGGGGAGTGGSAASATTFLPTSTFYYERLTSSPATSAPSSTAAVTISSTGIPVSSATFVQAVAASSSSSTITTASAISGPVFSIPASSSVINSSGGGGGGGNTTVVTVAAAGNPTLAPYGGTGSFAIVQASPAGSGVGARTATLATGPIHGIVPASVQTGAGSGTTANIVSVSQPTTGGASSTTTQIVPIRFHSQMVVDSSGQTQQIIVSSGGGGNAGSGGGPTNIVPIIPVGTSGATAVVTATTKQQSSQQDSPQSSILRKRTLVETAGGTIKATPVGKDLTAALMAVERERVREQQDAQHLILQQQQQQQHHHLVTELRDLANASPLHHSRPPSTDGSTTVSATSSPGLDEQEEEELRAQAYANRASNAISGDGHFKPVQDEHHFLQQQQQQQQQHHREILSLHCTESFPTNLGTSTTLSVVPIPNHNISLVSIGGGGAAGNASNGAGGSYEQSPRKKARKQLLLPMTDGHHHHHHLPPLKSNSSSSSSSSSSSVMTNSSTSSAGTVGGGSQQYLNAGGGAPDDERMDTSGSGLVVLGNAPTGGSTPGSNSSSLGHHHANANKHSGSSMNNSMHNSNNVRMDPPSGSVSGAPGGPNNTISVVTARQNVALRKPNNLSLLQSYKQTWKSANNHFQRYTDVKQREERRPTVMDIASQSHILQKLNGWKIYHLSAQIEDLCDLESQAYGELGQMLRAMENGNSSSSSTNSSSNSSGNGSSTPTKPSAEVERINELLKGNMQRSKIIIDGINDARTQIMKIFKHKPHVSDIILRCASKRNFKKREKT